One genomic segment of Clostridium saccharoperbutylacetonicum N1-4(HMT) includes these proteins:
- a CDS encoding Crp/Fnr family transcriptional regulator, translated as MKEKTDSNLLINLMKSNEVFLDEENIASLEKIFKPKIIKKEMYFLEEGEKSTEIGLIINGIFRSYYIDGMGNDITKYFYKESDILFSYMAHLCQKESEYYIQALEDSEILVAKISDFEKIVKSNDKLLLFYKKMIDKVLVMKEKHASSFKLLDSVGRYKQFLDMYPGLEKRLKQCHIASYLGMTPVSLSRIRKKLNLNK; from the coding sequence ATGAAAGAGAAAACTGACAGTAATTTATTGATAAATCTCATGAAAAGTAATGAGGTTTTTCTTGATGAAGAAAATATAGCTTCATTAGAAAAAATTTTTAAGCCAAAGATAATAAAAAAAGAAATGTACTTTTTGGAAGAAGGAGAAAAATCTACAGAAATCGGATTAATCATTAATGGGATTTTTCGTTCTTATTATATAGATGGAATGGGTAATGATATAACAAAATATTTTTATAAAGAAAGTGATATTTTATTTTCTTACATGGCACATCTTTGTCAGAAAGAATCAGAATATTACATACAAGCATTAGAAGATAGCGAAATTCTTGTAGCTAAAATTTCTGATTTTGAAAAAATAGTTAAAAGTAATGATAAACTACTTTTGTTTTATAAAAAAATGATTGATAAGGTTTTGGTTATGAAAGAAAAACATGCAAGTAGTTTTAAATTATTAGATAGTGTGGGACGATATAAACAATTCCTTGATATGTACCCTGGTTTAGAAAAGCGCCTTAAGCAATGTCATATTGCTTCTTATTTAGGAATGACTCCTGTATCTCTTAGTAGAATAAGAAAAAAATTGAATCTTAACAAATGA
- a CDS encoding GNAT family N-acetyltransferase, with translation MNIRQAIKIDLNTIKNITYETIQTIYPHYYPNGAVDFFIQHHSDENISADIDSGKVFILEIDKKAVGTVTINGIEICRLFVLPHCQGKGYGGALIDFSENYISKNSKKVQLDASLPAKGIYLKRGYKEIESHSILTQNGDYLYYDVMEKNLNLPSMMLNYDGKTFIPKINTENGEVDNKTIFNYHQNENVVWAEYIGGDIIRGNIIGTVSEKGVLDFYYQHINKQGQQRIGKCHSVPQVLENGKLELREEWQWLNGDNSRGSSIIVEL, from the coding sequence ATGAATATACGACAAGCTATAAAAATAGATTTAAATACTATAAAAAACATAACTTATGAAACAATTCAAACAATATATCCTCATTATTATCCAAATGGAGCAGTAGATTTTTTTATACAGCATCATAGTGATGAAAATATATCTGCTGATATTGATTCTGGTAAAGTGTTTATTCTAGAAATAGATAAAAAAGCTGTAGGAACAGTTACTATTAACGGTATTGAAATCTGTCGCTTATTTGTTTTACCACATTGTCAAGGAAAGGGCTATGGTGGAGCTTTAATTGATTTTTCAGAGAATTATATATCGAAAAACTCTAAAAAAGTACAGCTAGATGCTTCGCTGCCAGCTAAAGGAATTTATTTAAAGCGAGGGTATAAGGAAATAGAATCTCATTCAATATTAACTCAAAATGGAGATTATTTATATTATGATGTTATGGAGAAAAATTTAAATTTGCCATCTATGATGCTAAATTATGATGGGAAAACATTTATTCCTAAAATCAATACTGAAAATGGTGAAGTAGATAACAAAACAATATTTAACTATCACCAAAATGAAAATGTTGTTTGGGCTGAATATATTGGTGGTGATATTATTAGAGGAAATATAATTGGGACTGTATCGGAAAAAGGTGTATTAGATTTTTATTATCAACATATTAATAAACAAGGTCAACAAAGAATTGGAAAATGCCATAGTGTACCACAGGTTCTGGAAAATGGGAAATTAGAATTACGCGAAGAATGGCAATGGTTAAATGGTGATAATTCAAGAGGTTCATCAATTATAGTGGAATTATAA
- a CDS encoding GNAT family N-acetyltransferase, which produces MSIYEITETKCLEKLFEGWQETLIWSCLQGYMGRAYADSITNPKSAKIVIGDFCFFAGKANIELVLNKQEVYKSNFIIMIPQHDEWSKLIEQTYKENSKKVYRYAIKKEKNIFDIEELTKIVEDIENEFTIQMIDENVFDQVISNSWSEDLCSQFNDYEDYRKRGLGVVILKDGIVVSGASSYTVYKEGIEIEIDTRKDYRRRGLALVCGAKLILECLKRGLYPSWDAQNKGSVALSEKLGYHFDKEYVAYEIMNY; this is translated from the coding sequence ATGAGCATTTATGAGATTACTGAAACAAAATGTTTGGAAAAATTATTTGAAGGCTGGCAGGAAACATTAATTTGGTCATGCTTACAAGGATATATGGGAAGAGCATATGCAGATAGTATTACTAATCCCAAATCAGCTAAAATAGTAATAGGAGATTTTTGTTTTTTTGCAGGTAAAGCCAACATAGAACTTGTATTGAATAAGCAAGAGGTTTATAAATCAAATTTCATAATTATGATTCCACAACATGATGAATGGAGCAAGCTGATTGAACAAACATATAAAGAAAATTCAAAAAAAGTATATCGTTATGCTATTAAAAAAGAAAAGAATATATTCGATATAGAGGAATTAACAAAAATTGTTGAAGATATAGAAAATGAATTTACCATTCAAATGATAGATGAAAATGTTTTTGATCAGGTTATTAGCAACTCATGGTCTGAGGATTTATGTTCACAGTTTAATGATTACGAGGATTATAGAAAACGAGGACTTGGAGTAGTTATACTAAAAGATGGAATTGTTGTTTCAGGAGCATCATCTTATACTGTATATAAAGAAGGAATTGAAATTGAAATTGATACTAGAAAGGATTATAGAAGAAGGGGCCTAGCATTAGTTTGTGGAGCTAAATTGATTTTAGAGTGCCTGAAAAGAGGGCTGTATCCAAGTTGGGATGCACAAAACAAAGGTTCAGTTGCCTTGTCTGAAAAACTTGGATACCATTTTGATAAGGAGTATGTAGCATATGAAATCATGAATTATTAA
- a CDS encoding 2-phosphoglycerate kinase, which produces MENGNWSEIEMVILIGGVSCTGKTVMAQKLLEKYKIPYLSIDHIKMGLIRGSKYCDFSVTDSDKELTYKLWPIVKGIIMTNIENGQHIIIEGCYLPQEYINDFKPNYLKEIITFYIGFSKDYIEKYFGSGIIKHRNKIEQKIFDEHYMNKDNFIKLHLQVKELCIKNNANFFEISNDYAGEMNSVYKWIDEEVELRRQQE; this is translated from the coding sequence TTGGAAAATGGTAATTGGAGTGAGATAGAGATGGTTATTTTAATTGGTGGAGTAAGTTGTACAGGAAAAACAGTGATGGCTCAAAAGCTACTTGAAAAATACAAAATTCCATATTTGTCTATTGATCATATAAAAATGGGACTGATTCGTGGAAGTAAATATTGTGATTTTTCTGTAACTGATAGTGATAAAGAACTTACATATAAATTATGGCCAATAGTAAAGGGAATAATTATGACCAATATAGAGAATGGGCAACACATTATTATTGAAGGCTGCTATTTACCTCAAGAGTATATTAATGATTTTAAGCCTAATTATTTAAAAGAAATAATTACATTTTATATAGGTTTTTCGAAGGACTATATTGAAAAATATTTTGGCTCAGGAATTATAAAGCATAGAAATAAGATAGAACAAAAGATATTTGATGAGCATTATATGAACAAAGATAACTTCATTAAACTTCACTTGCAAGTTAAAGAACTTTGTATTAAGAATAATGCTAATTTTTTTGAGATTAGTAATGATTATGCAGGTGAGATGAACAGTGTATATAAGTGGATTGATGAGGAAGTTGAATTAAGAAGACAACAGGAATAA
- a CDS encoding GNAT family N-acetyltransferase: protein MEVVNVTNESLEIFSKVLNDSAKWLNSINQPMWKCEDITSEQLLKKYRIEDMKLCYENGKLIGVYVLQWYDPLFWESLQKNGSGILHKLAVCREYANKGYGSKLIQSAELMCKERNVKWLRLNCGTFRDRLRKFYESNGFKMVDRVFIDNRDQIRYEKFLTL from the coding sequence GTGGAAGTAGTGAATGTAACCAATGAAAGTTTGGAGATTTTTTCAAAAGTTTTAAATGATTCTGCCAAATGGCTTAATTCTATAAATCAACCAATGTGGAAATGTGAAGATATAACAAGTGAACAGTTACTGAAGAAGTATAGAATTGAGGATATGAAATTATGTTATGAAAACGGAAAATTAATTGGAGTATATGTTTTGCAATGGTATGATCCTTTATTTTGGGAAAGTTTACAGAAGAATGGATCTGGAATATTACATAAGTTAGCTGTTTGTAGAGAATATGCAAATAAGGGGTATGGAAGTAAATTAATACAATCTGCAGAATTAATGTGCAAAGAGCGCAACGTTAAATGGTTAAGGTTAAATTGTGGAACATTTAGAGACAGACTTAGAAAATTTTACGAAAGTAATGGTTTTAAAATGGTGGATAGGGTATTCATTGATAATAGGGATCAAATTAGATACGAAAAATTTCTAACCCTATAG
- a CDS encoding alpha/beta hydrolase family protein → MEIKQFNINVGCKNIQIRDESKDLLFNVLIQYPTKEISAPTVFGPYTMDVCINSKILDGEFPLVVISHGNGGSHLLYRTISTHLAKNGYVVAMVEHYGNNRNNNELENTEENLILRPKHISLTIDKLLSDSFFGKYVKADKIAVLGHSMGGYTALALAGGIPRTIDGKKIETNIDNRIKAIVLLAPGAGWFMNGLDDVRIPILMLTAEHDTITPAWNAETVLKSIPDKSLVTFKQIENAGHFSFLSPFPESMRNPNFLPSTDPEGFDRENFHAQLPKDILAYLNEKLS, encoded by the coding sequence ATGGAAATTAAACAGTTTAATATAAATGTAGGATGTAAAAACATACAAATTAGAGATGAAAGCAAAGACCTTTTATTTAATGTTCTTATACAATATCCAACAAAAGAAATTTCTGCCCCAACAGTATTTGGCCCATATACAATGGATGTTTGTATAAATTCTAAAATATTAGATGGGGAATTTCCACTTGTTGTGATTTCTCATGGTAATGGAGGTTCACATCTTCTTTATAGAACAATTAGCACACATCTTGCTAAAAATGGTTATGTTGTGGCCATGGTAGAACATTATGGTAATAACAGGAATAATAATGAATTGGAAAACACAGAAGAAAATCTTATTTTAAGACCAAAGCATATAAGTTTAACAATTGATAAACTTCTTTCAGATAGTTTTTTTGGAAAATATGTTAAAGCTGACAAGATAGCAGTACTAGGACATTCTATGGGTGGATACACGGCTCTTGCATTGGCAGGAGGAATTCCAAGAACAATAGACGGTAAGAAAATAGAAACCAATATTGATAATAGAATTAAAGCAATAGTTTTACTTGCACCAGGCGCAGGTTGGTTTATGAATGGTTTAGATGATGTAAGAATTCCTATCCTTATGCTAACAGCTGAACATGACACAATAACTCCTGCTTGGAATGCTGAAACTGTGTTAAAGAGTATTCCAGATAAATCTTTAGTTACTTTTAAGCAAATTGAAAATGCTGGTCATTTTTCATTTCTCAGTCCATTTCCAGAGTCAATGAGAAATCCAAATTTTTTGCCATCGACAGATCCAGAAGGATTTGACAGAGAAAATTTCCATGCTCAATTACCAAAAGATATACTTGCTTATCTTAATGAGAAATTATCTTGA
- a CDS encoding GNAT family N-acetyltransferase, which translates to MSLKYIKAIKEDAALLIEIYNASFYDDYIKYGECPAYGRSRERMEESIDKFPKFIIYYDNIPIGVISVENRGGGEYYLGCLCVIPKYQGKGIGAQAVKYMLGYFKDWSKITLITPVDKVENINFYTKKCGFIVNGTDMDGNVKVVHFLMER; encoded by the coding sequence ATGAGTTTAAAATATATTAAAGCAATAAAAGAAGATGCAGCTTTGTTAATAGAAATTTATAATGCATCGTTCTATGATGATTATATTAAATATGGGGAATGTCCTGCATATGGCAGATCAAGAGAGCGAATGGAAGAGTCTATTGATAAATTTCCTAAATTTATTATTTATTATGATAATATTCCTATTGGAGTTATTTCAGTTGAAAATAGGGGAGGAGGAGAATATTACCTAGGTTGTCTGTGTGTGATTCCCAAATATCAAGGTAAAGGTATTGGTGCGCAAGCAGTTAAATATATGTTGGGATATTTTAAAGATTGGAGTAAAATAACATTAATAACCCCTGTAGACAAGGTTGAAAATATAAATTTTTATACAAAGAAGTGTGGGTTTATAGTTAACGGGACAGATATGGATGGTAATGTAAAAGTAGTTCATTTTCTAATGGAAAGATAA
- a CDS encoding aldo/keto reductase, producing the protein MRYRNLGSTGLKVSEIGFGTIPILSGNAPVLPDYFSPNEETAIQIMEHAYRLGCNIYDTAIVPEYGDAEIKLGKFAAHIGREKIIIADKARFFNGDEMYKAVNESCKNLGTYADIYFVHQVDESNEDITFEKYGAIDALNESKAEGKIKFTGLATHYYEILLRGAKDNRVDILQGSGNIFERGMLDRIEEEPKFRAKGFILNKVYAAGILPSFFSIKKLLSGVLSYPISSALIGMGTLEQVNHAMLNEPDNYYRPTFSQVMSKLEKSFNPIPCDRCQRCRCIYGIEIHVFFRQYNYYFLGKDYWELRKLDLGIKESAEKCKKCIDMSCLKKCPKSINIPKVIQNIKELVEIHIRNSLI; encoded by the coding sequence ATGAGATACAGGAATTTAGGAAGTACTGGATTAAAGGTATCTGAAATTGGATTTGGAACAATTCCAATACTTAGTGGAAATGCCCCTGTATTGCCAGATTACTTTAGTCCAAATGAAGAAACTGCAATACAAATAATGGAACACGCATATAGGCTTGGTTGTAATATTTATGATACAGCAATTGTGCCTGAATATGGAGATGCAGAAATAAAGCTTGGTAAATTTGCTGCTCATATAGGAAGAGAAAAAATTATAATTGCAGATAAAGCAAGGTTTTTTAATGGAGATGAAATGTATAAGGCTGTCAATGAATCTTGCAAAAATCTAGGTACATATGCAGATATTTATTTTGTACATCAAGTAGATGAAAGTAATGAAGATATTACCTTTGAAAAATATGGTGCTATAGATGCATTAAATGAATCGAAAGCAGAAGGTAAAATCAAATTTACAGGACTTGCAACTCATTATTATGAAATACTATTAAGAGGTGCGAAGGATAATAGAGTTGATATACTTCAAGGAAGCGGAAATATTTTTGAAAGAGGAATGCTTGATAGAATAGAAGAAGAACCTAAGTTTAGAGCAAAAGGATTTATTTTGAATAAAGTATATGCAGCAGGGATATTACCCTCATTTTTTTCAATAAAAAAACTTTTATCAGGTGTACTTTCATATCCAATATCAAGTGCACTAATAGGTATGGGAACTTTAGAGCAAGTAAATCATGCAATGCTCAATGAACCTGACAACTATTATCGACCAACCTTTTCACAAGTAATGTCTAAGCTGGAAAAGAGTTTTAATCCTATTCCTTGCGATAGATGTCAAAGATGTAGATGCATATATGGTATTGAAATACATGTGTTTTTTAGACAATATAATTATTATTTTCTTGGTAAAGATTATTGGGAACTCAGAAAACTTGACCTCGGCATAAAAGAAAGTGCTGAGAAATGCAAAAAGTGCATAGATATGTCATGCTTAAAAAAATGTCCAAAGTCAATAAATATTCCTAAAGTTATTCAGAATATAAAAGAATTAGTAGAAATTCATATTAGAAATTCACTAATATAG